GCTTCAAGTTTCTTCATGACGTTTTCAATGTTTAAATTAGTCTCAAATAGGCTACGGCGTTCCATAATCAAGCCTTTGTTGTCGTCAAATAattgcaaaaatttattttgatcaaCAATCTCTGACACTTCGTTGCGAAACTGTACGTAAAGTAGAACCATCTCTCGTTTGTAATCGACAGTTTCATCAATATCGTAGCGTCTGTATCGTATGACGCGTCCGAGCAGTCGTCTGCGATATTCTTTTGGTGCTCTCGACGTCCTCGCTTCAGGTACACCATCTGAATCTTTATCGTCATCCACGTGCACGTCGTCTTCTTCGTCAACGAAATCATTAGCGTTAGCATACCACGAAGCAAACTCTGCCAAATACACTTGTTCTAAAGATTCAGGTCGTTCTTCATATCGCTGTATTATGTTTTTGGTCCAAACATCAGTGCTGTCTCCATCGATGCCTTCACGGTCCATTTGTTGACGACGTTTGCGGCAGCGCTGTCTTTCCGTCGGCCACACTGTTGGGATGTACACAACATCACGACTTGTTTCGCTCATTGGTTGTCGTAGAAGATACCATGCTGCTTCTTGCGCTGACATCTCAACTCCGTTAAGCAGCTTGATACTTAAAGCTTTCAATTGGCCTGTGTAGTCCTGGTCGGGGTGCTCTTGCATCATCGTGGTAAGCTCACGATGTAGGTTACTCATTCCACGGGCTGATTTATTTACATACTCTACGACATACTCTGCGCAGCTGTAATCATCCAAGATGAACTGAATGTCGATGTTAGAGTTGACTTCGCCGGCAAGGTACGGATTGAACGTGTTTGTCATAAGTTCGTCGAAGTTTCGTCTGAACACCAGAGTCGGTCTGCGCAACGTTGAACGCACAATGTCGAGGTATGAAACGTAAGTCAAACAATTAGCATTAAGAAACTCATCCATGCATGCGTATCGATGTTCACCGAGAGAGATACCCATCTCCTTGGCCTTCTGTTGTAGCATTTGACGGCGTCCATTAGATTGAGGTATCGGAACCAATACACGGGTCGTGGTCATAGGCCAGTACGGGATCCCGAATCTGCAAGTTGTCTCACCTCGCTTTGTGCAAGTGAAAGTATGTTTGTGTATCTGGTTGGCGTAGATAGAATTGCTTGGCACATCATCTCGAGCAACCGAACTTATTGTTTCCACAAGATCTATGGTTCTTGGCATATTTTCCGACACGGTCTCACGTGGGTCATCGTTCAACCACAATAAAATGTGTGCGTGTGGGCTTCCTTGATGCTGGAACTCAATACGAAGGAAGTAATCTTTAACAAAATACTTGCCGAACGGATTGTAAGACTGTTTGGATTTCAGCATTTTCATCAAGGAACCAACGAGCCTGTAGAAGTATATGCAGCACGTAACAGGATCGTCGCTCACTAAAGTACAGCGCTCAGAAGTGTTGAGATCTTTTGCTGTTTTTCCAGGATATTTTTTGCTCAGTTTGAGAAGAATAGTTAGCAGTTTCATCCAGCGTATTTCGTTGGCACTTATAGTGAGGAAGACGGTTGGTTTACCAAGTTGACGAATTATTGCAAAGAGGTCTCGTTTGCAAGAGGCCCAGTATTGGACGGAGTTTGGCATTGTCTTCATGAATGCGAGGTTTTGTATGACATATTCTTTCAGAAATTCTGGGTCCTCTAACATACGTCGCGTAACATTCTCCGTGACCGAAACATTGCGAAACGTGCTGTAAATTCCATCCACCATGCGCAGTCGCAATATTTTCAATGCAACGTACAAGATTTTTTGAGGCGTGGCTCCGCGTCTGTCACGACGTCGTATCTCACTGGTCGCTATCATGTAAGGTGATACTGAAACTCCCATGTTGAATCGGCGTGGCTCTCCGAAGTATATAGATGGAAACGACAACTCTTCTGCATGACGGTCATAAATGATGTTGAGATATTTTGCCCGATGTCCTGGTGCAATATAGAGACCATCTTCTTCGTTCCACATCATGGTATGTTGTCTTGAAGCGAGAATCTCAGATTCAGGCGTGTTTTCAGCGGAGATATTTTCTATACGGTTCGACGGATTATCCTGTATGTCATCGAGAAACGGCACAGTAGGATGCAGTCTCGAGAAATCCACGTTGATTTCGTACAAACAATATAATGCAGACTTCTGCAGTACAGTTAGCCACGCACTGATTGTACTTTTGGACATGTATCCACTGATGTAGACCGATTTGTGGGCAAGGTTTTGCTTGATGTTAACATTAATGACATCGTCCTCATTTAATTGGCGCGGCAAATAATTTACCATATCTTGTACGTCTACTGGTATGTTGATCACTTGCCCTATGATTCCACAAGAGAAATCATGGCGCAGACGACGCACTTGCATAAATGGCAGACGTGGCGTTATCAATCGTTCACTGATAGGATCCAGCGGTGGTAGGCCTGGTGGTTGGTCTGGGTATGAGAAACCATTAACTTTTGCAAGGGGCGGCATCGATTTTTTGTTCAGTGAACGTTTGCAAGTGTTGCAAACCATTTCATATTCTTCTCTGCACAGTCGTCGATTTTCTTTGATAAACCATTCCGAGATCACCTCCAGCTGTGCCGCAGTGATGGGTTTGAGGTCGTTCTTGAACCACAGTCTGTCGCAAACCGAACAAGCGTGGCCGAAATCGTTGTCCAGAAAAGTTGATTTGAATCTCATGATCGAGGATGCCCATTTGGCGTTCCAGGTAGATTGTGCCTGTTGTGCTTCAATTTGATCAGGAGAAGTATCTGGTCGAACAGTGATTTGGGCTGGTTCTGCTGCTGAGGTTAGACGTTGCTGGTGTGTGAGCCGTCGAGTACCAGTTTGGACGTCCTCTGACCTTGCCCCTGAACGAGAAGAGGATGCAGTAGTCGATTCTAATGAACCACTGGCAAGAGCCAAGATAGCAGCTTTGCGTAGTCTGCTTTTGCGCTGTCTTTCGGCATCCAATTTCCTCGCAGCTATCGCCTGTGCAGCATTTCTGGATACTGCAAGACTCTGTCTGTACTCACGTTGTTTCTGTGCCTTTGATTTTGGAGCAGCGATTGTTGGTGGTTCAGCGAATGGCGTTGCAGACGTGGATGCTGCAGCGTCTTGCGCCTCAGTGAGTACATTACTCCATAAAGGTAGTGGCAGATCCGTGAGATCCATAGGATCGTCAGATTGGTCTGCCATGATGCAGTTCTGCAAAAGAAATtgttagtaatttattttaaaaattattttaacaaagaaaAAGTACTTATTGAtacattgttaattaaaatttgataacttgtgaatttttttaattggtgttGAGCTAGATGAaaatacatgtaattaaatacaaatcaatatacttattaaaatttatccatgatttgattttttcaatttttgcaggtttaatgtgaattatttgtttaaaaagcAATTCCTttagaaataaactttaatcaaattaatgttaatgaagtgttaatttaaaacaatgaaattgaaatcataaatcaaatttatgaaactgatgcttttgaaaagcccgccaaaACCTGCTTGATATAATAATGTATTCCCTTGCACTACGTTAACTgtcattaaaacataaatatttttaaaactctagttaaaatcattaatttttaattttcaaatattatttacagtttttacatatttaatttaaataatttgtttaaatataatcacaaacaattagctATAGAAATAAACTGCAGGGCCAAGAGCacaatttttcctcaaaatagttgatttagtgaccacaaatgaaaaaaaaagtgacttattTAGTGACTTTCACTCGTACTCACAGACATTTATAttacaacacaaaaacaaaattagtaCATGTTATTTCAAAGTATGTACCAATTATGAATATACTGGccctaaattttaaaaataattacaaatagcaaaataaaaccaaatttacttTGGCATAAAATAAGATGccaaatatttaacatttgaaaCATTTACAACAAATAAGTGATGTACAGGGCTGTATTAAGTTCATGGAGAAAtacaattttgttaagttttacacTTTCACTTTGTttacacagtaaaatatttaaattagggCTGCGAAAGTTCAtcacttaaattaaatatttgtaaggaGCTTGTTCGTTTTCTTGTAGAGTTCATTTTGTAAACTAGACATTCTCTTTGAAAGCAGTTGTTCTTAGTTTTTGACTAACTGTGCTCCTTCGTACATCGCCTGTGCCAGGCTTACTTCCTGAACATCAACAGGAGTCTTAGACAAAGCTTTTTTTAGCCTATTATTGGCCTCTTCGTGCATTTTTTCCCAAGTATCTTTTTTCAATTTATGAAATTTGTTGGCTTCATCCAGTTTTTTCTTCAATTCTTCAACATTTAGCTTCATTCTTTTCACTTCTTTTCTGGATTCTTCTTCTGCTTCTCTTTTCTTCCTCTCATCTTCAACCTTAATCCTCTCAGAGTCTTCTTTTCTTTTCTTCTACTCAAGGTAAAGCTTTTAGCTCTTATGGGCATTAACAGCAGAATTAATAAGTTGCTTGGTGATGGGAACATTCACAGGATTATTTCCATACACTCTAAGACCATCAATGGTGTTTAACCTGGCATTGAGAGTTCTTTCACTCATTGATGATCGATCTTCAGTCagaatttttgaagaaagggaaAACCCCCTTTCAACATCAGCACTGCCATGAGAAATGCTTAGACTCATTTTCACAACTTTCTGCACAGTAGGATACTTTTCAGCACCGACAGCATTCTTCAACTGAAAGATACTTCTCCAAAAATGGTCGATTCTCTGCCCTGGACTGAAGTTTGTCATTTCTCTTTCACTTTTCAACAATCTCCATTCGTCTAAAAGGAGGTCAACATTAATCTCCCCTGGTAAAACTCTTGCTATTTCTGCTATGGACTGCAAACTCTTTGGCTTTAAAACCTGCTCAGGCTGGAAACAGCTGAAGTGTTTCAACATTTTGTGGAACTTACCAACCAAATAATTTCCAGCTGTTGCATAGTGTTTCTGTACACTGAATTTAAACTCCAATCTGTCTCTTTCATTTACACTACTAAGTGCTTCTTCCACAGTGTGTCCACACTGAATGTCAGTGGCATTTTGGAGATTTTCTTTATCAAACACATTGTTTGAAATATCTTTCCCACTAGCAAGTTCTCCCTTGCACACACGACCCATCAACTTGCTTACCAGTGTGTCCAATTCAGTTTGCAGTGCATGTATTAAGGGTTCTTCTTTTTGGAAAATTGTGCAGAAGGTGCTAAAGATTTCTGAGCTAGATATAACAAACAGAATTTCAGCTTTCATTGTGCTTTTCTTTAAAAAGCTACAAATTTTCTTGCATTGTGCTGAATTAAATGTTGCATTTGTTTTTTGCAAGGGAAGAAACTTGGTAGGTAAAGTAGTCTAGCAAAACTGGCCACTGTTCAAGGAGACGACTTGCTGCTTCTCTGAGTGTAACCCATCTGGTTTGAGAGTGTTTAATGAATGAATGCTCTGGAACCTTAACATTTTTCTGAGACTTCACATAATCTTCTTTTCGTGATGGCCAACCATGGAAGAAATAATACACAGATATTACCAACTCAGAAACATCTGTTCCAAAAACTTCTAATCCTTTCAAGAACGCATTATGAACATGATGAAGATTGCACGTTCCTACATCAAGAGACTTTTTCCTCTTGCTGCAAAAACTTCTTCATTTAGCAATGTGAAAACCTTCTGATTCACTTTAGGACCATCACTGCCAACAGTCACAACATTCTTAAGACTCAATGATCCTTTATTAAGCACTGAAAGAATTGATGTGGATAAAACATCAGCAGAAGCCTTTCCTATAAAAATTGTCTCTAGATGATGAATTACTACTTCATTACGAATGTCAGACCAATATCTAATATTTATCTGCAATTCCTTCTTACCTTTGCTGTTGGTAGTTTCATcatattgaatagaaaaataagttttctttGCCTCTTGTAGCATGCCATCTTTGAAGTATGGGCCAAGTGCTTCGGTaactaaatatgaaaattttttcgGGGAAAGTGAGAAACCTTGTGGCACTAATGCTGAAAACATATCAGAGAATACCTCACCAATATCTTGACATGATTGGGCAGACAAATTTTTAGCAACTACTGTCATCGCCCAAATTATTTCTGCTTTAGTGGCAGCTTCTATGGGGTTACAAAATCGTAGAATGTTATTTTGACAAACTGTGGAACACTCCAATGAAGAGACTTGTGCTGGCTCCACTTGTGATGAATTACATTCATTTAGTGGTGCATGACTGCTAGATGATGGCAAACCTAAGGGTGTTAAAGCTTGTGATGGGTCCCCGGTGTTTTCCTCTGACTTACCGTCTTTAACTCCAGTAGTAACACATAGTCGTTCACAACAGAACTATATCAAAAACAAGACAACACTGTGAggcatttagttttaattttacgtTGTTAATATGCTTCTTTCCTGTGTAGTGTTGTGTGACAGACTTAAAAACCCTTTGCCAACATTAACAGAAACACAGCATACAATACAATAAAGTTCATCATCTTTAATCCCCTTTTGTGCCCATTTGGAAATCTTGTGTCCTATAGTATCAGTTTTTTCCAACCACTCTGCTCGAAAATGACACTTCCCCATTTTCAATCCATTTGTACCAAAACTATCACcatgtataattaattaaaaccaaaaaaaccaaaacaaacacCATAGCGATTTTgccattaaatattttagtaatttttgttaATGTGGTCGTTGCAAACggaaaatttacaataaacaatagtGAAAATGCAAAAATGCCACAAACTGCTAGAAAAGTTACCGAAACACGTACCTCAATTCTGTTTTACAGCGAACATAACCACGACACTGTAACGAAGTTACAGCACATTATGCACTAATATGTTATATGTCACCGTGATCCCGCACGTTTTCATCTAAATGTAGTTCCTAACAAGTGGTTTTGCGCTCACCTATAAACACAAACACTTTCGTAGTACACGAATTTGATCACAAAAATAAGCTTCACTATCGTTTATTGTGTTGTTATTTACAACCGAAAACCCGAAAGCCAAGACAAGTGACATATGCTATCGATTATAGAAGCGATACGATCACAATACGATAATCGAATCGCTGTTACACTGGCGACTGGCAGCGCCGCTGCACAGCAAAGTGACGCTGGCATGCAGAACGGTAATATGGTTGGCGTTTTTAATGCACAGTGCGTACCGATTATTACGGCATTTCTGGTAGTACCAAAAACTACGTTTACATGTTGTAAAACGGAGCGAGAAAAGGTAGTAGgtgtaaaagtgaagaaaatagtgacttttaacaaaaaaacggaCCTTAgtgattttgcaaaaaaaaagtaacttttagtAACTTTTAGTGACTCGCTCCGAGCCCtgaaactgaaatcaaatcaatgtcaataaattgttaatttgaaatgacgaaattggacaaataaataaattttttttaattgctgcttttaaaaagaccgccttaacctgtttgatattatagaagattttctcgcatggtggttggctgTTTCAACTTGTCATTTTAGACACAAAGTTATGACATGTGTGaggttaaacattaatttttaatcttatatTAATAGCAAagcacaataatttttttcattgaatactaaataagaGCTGTTGACtttttatatgagataataattttgtagtcaaagtgtaacataacatattattactgcactcgccgaccgatgctactttttttttaataatcaaagaacaaatatatgagattatatcgctaatcaaattcctaaaatgcaagaattaattacctttttgccgcaattgttgttgtaataaacaatagaAACCTCATTaacgtttcacttcactttataaacagttgagaaaacatttcacgtgtaggttgtatgctgccgctgtctctcttctactcagacgcatcggccgatggagtggaagagagatagatgcgtcacaagccaaacgtgcctctctatcgcttgttccgcgctctcgcttgcacgcttggctcaggcggaacatgacactgagtcatgctttttcatgcgtgcagccggtgttcaacGAATTAAtatagacgttatcacgtcaaaaagtctgtatttccttatatttttaaaatgcccAATTCTTTGTTGAAGCTCCATGTAACATGAAATGGCatttgtgtatttatatttatagataAATGTGTCTGACAGTTAAGTTacaaagttttcatataaatagaAAACATGCCTCCACTGAAAAGAAAAACTAAGTTCATTATAATAACATGTAAATAAATCTATGTGCTTTAAAAACATCAAATATAATAGCCCCACTCTTCACAATACAGACAGAAAAATATACTATGGTAATGTCTAAGGCTAAACTGATACCAACACAAACATGACAGTAAAATCTGATTTTAACAATACAGTAGTGAGCCTAAGCACACTTCAAGAGAGTAACTGGGTGAGTCATCCATGATGAAAGAAATACACTAGAACTTCACTGGCATTGACAATGTAGTACATCCTCTTCTAGGCTTTAGCTACGTCTGAAAGTCGCACTTGCAACAGCACTCTTCAGAGTGCTAACAGTAAAGTGGCCGGGAAAGCCTGCAAACTCTCTTTCACTACCTTGCTATGTTGCCTgctaaatcgtgaattaaataaATCAGTATACAGTTAGTCAAATGGCAATAATAACTTCTTATTCTAATATACCCATGTCACTGGAGTACTACTTCAAAGTACCTCTGGTTGTTTCCCCTTTGCACTCCCGTGCATCACTAAATCTCTCTCACTCAGTTGGCTCAggaaaattatacttttctttttTTGACAGCTGTAAATATACATCATTCAGCAACTTGGAAGTTGCCAGATATCTGTTCGCCATTCAAGGTCATGTACTCTTTCAGCAGAGTAGACTGGTCATCTCTAGAAGTTTCTTTCGTAACACTGCTCCCCTGCAAACCTGCCTGTAACTAACATGTAACATGGTTCTGCTGCTCTTCTTGCCACAACGTCTTCTTACGCATCGGACAAACCCAATGTGTACGGCCCAAATCTTGGCAGCCATAGCATCGGTGACGTCTCCTGTTCTTCAGAAATGTGGGCCCCCCCCATGGTATGAATTATGCAATCATAATGCTGTAATTCTTTTTAGTGATTTCTTCTTATGCATCTAGCAGTCGAGATGTTGTAGTTCTTAACAAGCACGGCATCAGTATGATGACCTGTGAACACTTGGTAAGGCTCAGAagcttcttcaatgccctgatgATATCCTAATGGAATTGTTCTAGTTCAATCTTTCTCGTATTTCTATGATTGCACTAGTAGCAAGTGCCTGGCAAAACACTACAGACTTCCAGGTAAGTTACAAAACCCCAAGTATGAGAAATAAACAATAATCagcattttttttagaaactgaCCCTAAATTAGAATGTACAGAATTTTACTACTTTAAGAACATTGTTTCCTTAGTAAATGTTTGCATTCCCTGGTCACTTGACTGAAACAGTAACAGCCTCAAAGCAACAGCAGTCTGTTCTTACCTCAATCTCTTCCTTCACGGGCAGGAGCACTGTTTCAAACGGCTCAGGCTTCACTGGGTCCTCCTCAACACACACACCTTCAGCCATCGTCTGCAACCACAAGTCAGCACACACTGTGGTACAAGCACAAGGACATATACACATACACTCCACGACAACCCAACTTGAACAAATACCATGTCTATGTATATAGGAATCTATTAAATATCAAAAcccaaataatgtttttttttttttcacaataatataaAAAGTAAAACTAACTTGCTTAGCATACTGCTAAAGGATAAGGGGCCAACAGATGAATTCGAGAAATGGTGAAGCAATCCAGAATACGTTTCTTCTTAGTGAACCAATTTCACCAAGACGGCCAACATTATGAATATCAAGTGCCCCAAACCATGTGAGATTGTCTGCAGGGTTGTATGTCACACAGTTATGCACAGGActttgaggcaatgagatttcCAATAATaatgtgtgcttgaaaacccACTGACGCCTATAAGCCTCAACCTAGAACATTAGTTTCAATCACCCAGAATAAAAGTGTAAACATCATGCCCCtcctaaataaattacaaaacgAAAATATAACTTTCAGAGTACGCCTAATCCAACACAACTGACTGCAAAGTAAACACCGTGTAAACATAATTTACCATACTCAACATGGtgctaatataaataaaatactggAAAGTAACATGTGTCTACTGGAAAGTAAAATGtgtcacaagtaaaaaaaacttttgcactattaaaaacataattaaaaagtacaaaaaataccatATTAACTGTTTCAACTCAAGGGGGAAAATTaactgttttaaatgttttatcaattatttttaaatatgcagTCTTGCTCATCAAGATGACAAACTGTACAGATTTGGTTACGTTACGTGAGCAacctttaaaatactttaaaatggcATAATATTTAACTCtagcaaaattaaagtttttttctgCACAGCAATTTATTGATGTATCCATAAGCTTTATACAGCAGGGATCTCCAAACTACGGCTCGCGAGCGCCACTGATCGAGCCCACGGTAACGGCCAGACACGCCCGGTATCCGGCCAGCCGTAGCTTTACAGTATGTCAGTATGTCAGCATGTCAGTATGATGAGCTAGCTACTTCTGGCTCTCGGAACTTGGTGGAGTCACAGTGGCCCTTAGTTTGGAGACCTCTGGGTTAGCAAGTGTGACTTCATGACAGTGAATGTGAAGTGTGTCCCTTGTTTAAtggttatctttgaaagatttgtgcaatgggagtgcatgacttgatgtaagtttttggacatacgccattgctaagaactttttctgttgaagaaaaactacaaaataaaaaataaataaactaatagagaaataaaaaaatcccaaaaaagacaaaaaaacacaaaattaagcaaaaagttgctgttgtcaacaaggatataaacaccacaaaatattccggaacaggaatatggtcaacaaaacaaagaaaaacaaggaaaatgtactaagagaacgaaaaaaaaaccacaaatgatgacgacacagaaatattgaacccaaaaaattcagcacaacggtcgaaacaaaacaaaaacacgacaaaacgaaaagacgaaacaaacacaatagttttaccaaaacagaaacaagcgacgtttcgggaactgctatctgctcctgtcctcaggcagagaggcagagacgcacatggtacggaaacacaggtgcgactctgttttggtaaaactaatgtgttcgtttcgtcttttcgttttgtcgtgtttttgtctcgtttcaactgttgtgctgaattattttgggttcaatatttttgtgctgtcatcatttgtgggtttttttattgttctattctgttttggaaaactattgtgtttatttcgtcttttcgttttgtcgtgtttttgtttcgtttcgaccgttgtgctgaattttgggggttcaatatttctgtcgtcatcatttgtgggttttttttcgttctcttagtacattttccttgtttttatttgttttgttgaccatattcctgttccggaatattttgtggtgtttatatccttgttgacaaaagcaattttttgcttattttttgcttaattttgtgtttttttttgtcttttttgggatttatttatttctttattttttttatttatttttttagtttttcttcaacagaaaaagttcttagcaatggtgtatgtccaaaaacttacatcaagtcttgttTCATGGTCATGCACCATATGCTGTTTTGCCTTCTTTGTGAGTGGCTGCCACGGTTGTGtgtgcaggaattttttttttaattaattgcaaaTTTGTGTGTTTGagcttattaattttaaaatgcccaaaatttaagttttaaagcaaacattttataaaatactgttaATGTCTCCGACAGGAATGATGAGACATGGCTGACCTCGGAAAGAAGAATTTTAATTACCCTAGGTTTTAAGCAAGTTAGTGTGATCATAATTAGAGTGTCTTGGGTGGTTCCGTAACGTCAGTTACATTAAAAGTGATACAAA
The window above is part of the Bacillus rossius redtenbacheri isolate Brsri chromosome 13, Brsri_v3, whole genome shotgun sequence genome. Proteins encoded here:
- the LOC134538481 gene encoding uncharacterized protein LOC134538481 isoform X7, which translates into the protein MLVVRLYQNEIFVFSLYFINITMAEGVCVEEDPVKPEPFETVLLPVKEEIENCIMADQSDDPMDLTDLPLPLWSNVLTEAQDAAASTSATPFAEPPTIAAPKSKAQKQREYRQSLAVSRNAAQAIAARKLDAERQRKSRLRKAAILALASGSLESTTASSSRSGARSEDVQTGTRRLTHQQRLTSAAEPAQITVRPDTSPDQIEAQQAQSTWNAKWASSIMRFKSTFLDNDFGHACSVCDRLWFKNDLKPITAAQLEVISEWFIKENRRLCREEYEMVCNTCKRSLNKKSMPPLAKVNGFSYPDQPPGLPPLDPISERLITPRLPFMQVRRLRHDFSCGIIGQVINIPVDVQDMVNYLPRQLNEDDVINVNIKQNLAHKSVYISGYMSKSTISAWLTVLQKSALYCLYEINVDFSRLHPTVPFLDDIQDNPSNRIENISAENTPESEILASRQHTMMWNEEDGLYIAPGHRAKYLNIIYDRHAEELSFPSIYFGEPRRFNMGVSVSPYMIATSEIRRRDRRGATPQKILYVALKILRLRMVDGIYSTFRNVSVTENVTRRMLEDPEFLKEYVIQNLAFMKTMPNSVQYWASCKRDLFAIIRQLGKPTVFLTISANEIRWMKLLTILLKLSKKYPGKTAKDLNTSERCTLVSDDPVTCCIYFYRLVGSLMKMLKSKQSYNPFGKYFVKDYFLRIEFQHQGSPHAHILLWLNDDPRETVSENMPRTIDLVETISSVARDDVPSNSIYANQIHKHTFTCTKRGETTCRFGIPYWPMTTTRVLVPIPQSNGRRQMLQQKAKEMGISLGEHRYACMDEFLNANCLTYVSYLDIVRSTLRRPTLVFRRNFDELMTNTFNPYLAGEVNSNIDIQFILDDYSCAEYVVEYVNKSARGMSNLHRELTTMMQEHPDQDYTGQLKALSIKLLNGVEMSAQEAAWYLLRQPMSETSRDVVYIPTVWPTERQRCRKRRQQMDREGIDGDSTDVWTKNIIQRYEERPESLEQVYLAEFASWYANANDFVDEEDDVHVDDDKDSDGVPEARTSRAPKEYRRRLLGRVIRYRRYDIDETVDYKREMVLLYVQFRNEVSEIVDQNKFLQLFDDNKGLIMERRSLFETNLNIENVMKKLEAMMIFRNKDNSNLQEEESRAAFVQRLLGEDGAEKVDVVNQIVPRQGFSIVKKCSNVMTKQQYCELVRTTNPEQREIILETMAEGVCVEEDPVKPEPFETVLLPVKQEIETMAEGVCVEEDPVKPESFETVLLPVKEEIVSEDEADGGETAESRVKVKEEIDVEDFQASEQLQEAASLSVCEESNDLPYVMEDMTEDGKDLDTVCLGEKTRLDQSLNQNMCPMSVERNNLPYMMEERSKDEKDSEPVHLGGKTQGLNELCRSELDSKTNNTKQIRSFSCLQCSAKFNESSLLKIHSSIHTGEKPFSCSFCSAKFSRNDDFKVHVRTHTGEMPFSCSHCSSKFTAKKHLTAHLRKHTDVKPFSCSFCSTAFVQKAKLKRHLRTHTGEKPFSCSFCSTAFVQKANLKRHLRTHTGEKPFSCSFCSARFTVKNSLNYHISTHTGEKPFSCSFCSAKYYTKKTLGIHILSHIGEKQFSCSHCSAKFYVKSSLVTHIRSHTGEKPFSCSYCSSKFTQKCHLIAHLRIHTGEKPFSCSQCSAKFIENSSLRRHIRTHKCQ